One genomic window of Denticeps clupeoides chromosome 14, fDenClu1.1, whole genome shotgun sequence includes the following:
- the LOC114803143 gene encoding gastrula zinc finger protein XlCGF26.1-like, which translates to MLGTRPSTEDSAKKMMPQCGHCGKTFVRTHNLRIHQRVHNGEKPYACAQCGRSFTKLSHLKRHQKIHTGEKPYNCAQCGRSFTELSHLKRHQKIHTREKPYNCAQCGTGFTELPNLKQHQKIHTGEKLYDCAQCGKSFAQRSSLVTHQRIHTGETPYNCALCGRSFTLLSSFKRHQKTHTGEKPYHCTQCGGSFTRRATLVTHLKLHTGEKSYDCTQCGTSFTKLSNLKQHQKTHTGEKLYDCAQCGKSFAQRSSLVTHQRIHTGEKPYDCALCGRSFTQKATLVTHLKVHTGEKPYDCTQCGKSFTKLSSLEQHQKIHTGEKPYDCAQCGRSFSERSSLVTHQRIHTGEKPYHCTQCGRSFAHRSNLVTHQRIHNGEKPYHCTQCGRSFAQRTSLVTHQNLHTGAKPYHCTQCGRSFTQRSTLVSHQKLHTGEKPYHCTQCGRSFAHRSTLVTHQRVHTVAKPYYCTQCGRSFTELSNFKQHQKIHTGDKSYDCTECGRSFTKLSNLKRHQKTHTRAFYCVQCGKGFSYKVALQRHLRTHIGENP; encoded by the coding sequence atgctgggaacaagACCTTCAACTGAAGACTCTGCCAAAAAGATGATGCCTCAGTGTGGACATTGTGGAAAAACTTTTGTAAGGACTCACAACCTTAGGATACACCAAAGAGTGCATAATGGAGAGAAGCCGTATGCCTGTGcacagtgtgggaggagttttaccAAATTATCACACTTAAAACGACACCAGaaaatacatactggagagaaaccgtATAACTGTGcacagtgtgggaggagttttacagAATTATCACACTTAAAACGACACCAGAAAATACATACTAGAGAGAAGCCATATAACTGTGCACAGTGTGGGACAGGTTTTACTGAATTACCAAACCTTAAACAACACCAGaaaatacatactggagagaagctgtATGATTGTgcacagtgtgggaagagttttgcacaaaGATCAAGCCTTGtaacacaccagaggatacatactggggAGACGCCGTATAATTGTGCActgtgtgggaggagttttactCTATTATCAAGCTTTAAACGACACCAGaaaacacatactggagagaagccgtatCATTGTACACAGTGTGGGGGGAGTTTTACTCGAAGAGCAACCCTTGTAACACACCTGAAactacatactggagagaagtcatATGACTGTACACAGTGTGGGACGAGTTTTACCAAATTATCAAACCTTAAACAACACCAGaaaacacatactggagagaagctgtATGATTGTgcacagtgtgggaagagttttgcacaaaGATCAAGCCTAGtaacacaccagaggatacatactggggAGAAGCCGTATGATTGTGCActgtgtgggaggagttttacacAGAAAGCAACCCTTGTAACACACCTGAAagtacatactggagagaagccgtatGACTGTacacagtgtgggaagagttttactaAATTATCAAGCCTTGAACAACACCAGaaaatacatactggagagaagccgtatGACTGTGcacagtgtgggaggagtttttcagaaAGATCAAGCCTTGtaacacaccagaggatacatactggggAGAAGCCATATCACTGTAcacagtgtgggaggagttttgcaCATAGATCAAACCTTGtaacacaccagaggatacataatGGAGAGAAACCATATCACTGTAcacagtgtgggaggagttttgccCAAAGAACCAGCCTTGTAACGCACCAGAACCTACATACTGGAGCAAAGCCATATCACTGTAcacagtgtgggaggagttttacacAAAGATCAACCCTTGTATCACACCAGAAactacatactggagagaagccatatCATTGTAcacagtgtgggaggagttttgcaCACAGGTCAACCCTTGTAACACACCAGAGGGTACATACTGTAGCGAAGCCTTATTACTGTAcacagtgtgggaggagttttaccGAATTATCAAACTTTAAACAACACCAGAAAATACATACTGGAGACAAGTCATATGactgtacagagtgtgggaggagttttactAAATTATCAAACTTAAAACGACACCAGAAAACACATACTAGAGCCTTTTATTGTGTGCAGTGTGGGAAGGGTTTTTCATATAAAGTAGCTCTTCAAAGACACCTGAGAACACACATTGGAGAGAATCCATAG